A genome region from Leptidea sinapis chromosome 34, ilLepSina1.1, whole genome shotgun sequence includes the following:
- the LOC126974985 gene encoding regucalcin-like isoform X1, which yields MELAAICDPVLIGEGPHWDEKQQCLYFVSVLEGSLHKYVPVTGEKTKTNIDGRVGFIVPVDGAVDQFVIGVGRTFQRVEWNGSEGSEVKVVEVIGDVDQGVAAPTAINDGKADPRGRLFGGTMNVNWENSPHRHGSLYRIDNNNIYKLCDNIQLSNGLAWDLREKAMYYTDSTERKIRRYDYDVDTGDISNKQFIFDFEKNHIGGMPDGITIDSDGNLWIAVFNGSCVIKIDPRSGKLLQKIPIPAKQVTSVIFGGQHYDVLFVTSARLRAGGPQCGCTFTITGLGVKGLPGYKYKIV from the exons ATGGAATTGGCAGCGATATGTGATCCGGTACTGATCGGGGAGGGTCCACACTGGGATGAGAAGCAGCAATGCCTGTACTTTGTGAGTGTCCTGGAGGGCAGCTTGCATAAATACGTTCCTGTTACTGGAGAAAAGACCAAGACTAACATTG ACGGCAGGGTTGGGTTTATAGTGCCCGTCGATGGTGCAGTAGACCAGTTCGTGATTGGTGTCGGAAGAACATTCCAGAGGGTGGAATGGAACGGCAGTGAGGGTAGTGAGGTGAAAGTTGTGGAGGTGATTGGTGATGTAGACCAGGGTGTGGCCGCGCCGACCGCGATCAATGATGGGAAGGCTGATCCCAGGGGCAGGCTGTTTGGAG gtacgaTGAATGTCAACTGGGAGAATAGCCCACATCGGCATGGCTCGCTATATCGCATAGACAACAACAACATTTATAAGTTATGTGATAACATTCAGTTGTCTAACGGACTTGCCTGGGACCTGAGGGAGAAGGCCATGTACTACACAGACTCCACCGAACGGAAGATAAGAAGATATGATTATGACGTTGACACTGGAGACATTT CAAACAAGCAATTCATTTTCGATTTCGAAAAGAACCACATAGGGGGAATGCCTGACGGAATAACCATAGACAGTGACGGGAACTTATGGATTGCAGTATTCAATGGATCTTGTGTTATTAAAATTGACCCCAGAAGTGGAAAGCTGTTACAGAAGATTCCAATTCCAGCAAAACAAGTCACATCTGTGATATTTGGTGGACAACATTATGATGTGTTGTTTGTTACCTCGGCGAGACTTCGGGCCGGAGGACCTCAGTGTGGATGTACCTTTACGATCACAGGTTTGGGTGTTAAGGGTCTTCCCggatataaatacaaaattgtataa
- the LOC126974984 gene encoding regucalcin-like — protein MQVSKIWEPVVLGEGPHWDEKQRCLFFVSINESTLHKYVPATGEQAKTKVEGGRVGFIVPVEGTTDQFVVGVERTFQIVKWDGSNGGKVEVVKVIGEVDQGVTSPTRINDGKADPRGRLFAGTMDLEYASSPDRNGSFYCIDNNKIVKLCGNIQISNGLAWDLREKAMYYTDSTERKIRRYDYDVDTGDISNKEYIFDFEKNSIEGFPDGTTIDSEGNLWVAVFNGSCVIKIDPRNGKLLQKIPIPAKKVTSVIFGGDNYDVLFVTSASFEVEGPQCGCTFMITGLGVKGLPGYNYKLV, from the exons ATGCAAGTGTCAAAGATATGGGAGCCAGTAGTGCTCGGCGAGGGACCGCACTGGGATGAGAAACAACGCTGTCTCTTCTTTGTGAGCATCAATGAGAGCACCCTGCATAAATATGTACCAGCCACCGGGGAGCAGGCTAAGACTAAAGTTG aAGGCGGCAGAGTTGGTTTTATAGTGCCGGTTGAAGGAACAACAGACCAGTTTGTGGTCGGAGTTGAAAGAACTTTTCAGATTGTTAAATGGGACGGAAGTAACGGTGGCAAGGTGGAAGTTGTAAAGGTGATAGGTGAGGTTGACCAGGGTGTCACTTCACCAACCAGGATTAATGATGGCAAGGCCGATCCGAGGGGAAGATTATTTGCCG gtaCAATGGATTTAGAATATGCCAGTAGTCCTGATCGAAACggatcattttattgtatagACAACAATAAAATTGTGAAATTATGTGGAAACATTCAGATCTCTAACGGTCTGGCCTGGGACCTGAGGGAGAAGGCCATGTACTACACAGACTCCACCGAAAGGAAGATAAGAAGATACGACTATGATGTTGACACCGGAGACATTT CAAACAAGGAATATATTTTCGATTTCGAAAAGAACTCCATCGAAGGTTTTCCTGATGGAACTACCATCGACTCTGAGGGAAACTTATGGGTCGCAGTGTTTAACGGATCTTGTGTTATTAAAATAGACCCCAGAAACGGAAAGTTGCTCCAGAAAATACCAATTCCGGCAAAGAAAGTGACATCTGTCATCTTTGGTGGAGATAATTATGATGTGTTGTTTGTTACATCGGCGAGTTTCGAAGTGGAGGGACCTCAATGTGGATGTACCTTCATGATTACAGGCTTGGGTGTTAAAGGTCTCCCCGGATACAACTACAAACTTgtataa
- the LOC126974913 gene encoding regucalcin isoform X1, with translation MRWWFDVLNALIFKMSVKVKAVTEPVWLGEGPHWSHHHQALFFVSIFDRTIHKYEPTTGRHTRSKLADMPGFVIPVEGKPDEFVVGIKRRVVLVRWDGEDGTAEELKTLSELDKHSPDNRINDAKCDPRGRLFVGTMGHEYEPGKFHLKKGSLYRVEGDGRTTRLVDNVDISNGLCWDLARKAFYFADSFEYTVRRYDYDVETGDISNCRTVFRYADHGLQGIVDGMTIDTDGNLWIANFDNTQVIKVDPNAGKLLQKVPTPALQTTSATFGGPNFDILYVTSACMNRGVEQLPPAGSTFEVTGLGVRGHPNVSFALKDNMPCGCSLNL, from the exons ATGTCAGTGAAGGTGAAGGCTGTGACGGAGCCCGTGTGGCTGGGCGAAGGTCCTCACTGGTCGCACCACCACCAGGCCCTGTTCTTCGTCAGCATCTTCGACCGCACCATCCACAAGTACGAGCCCACAACGGGCCGCCACACCCGCTCCAAGCTTG CGGACATGCCCGGGTTTGTGATTCCCGTGGAGGGCAAGCCGGACGAGTTTGTGGTTGGCATCAAGCGGCGCGTGGTGCTGGTGCGGTGGGATGGAGAGGATGGCACAGCCGAGGAGCTGAAGACCCTCAGCGAGCTGGACAAGCACTCGCCAGACAACAGGATCAACGACGCGAAGTGTGATCCCCGTGGCCGCCTCTTTGTTG GCACGATGGGGCACGAATACGAGCCCGGCAAGTTCCACCTGAAGAAGGGGTCGCTGTACCGCGTGGAGGGTGACGGGCGCACCACGCGGCTCGTGGACAACGTGGACATCTCCAACGGACTCTGCTGGGACCTGGCCCGCAAGGCCTTCTACTTCGCCGACTCGTTCGAGTACACCGTGCGCCGCTACGACTACGACGTCGAAACCGGGGACATCT CTAACTGCCGCACGGTGTTCCGGTACGCGGACCACGGCCTGCAGGGCATCGTGGATGGGATGACCATCGACACTGACGGCAACCTGTGGATCGCCAACTTCGACAATACACAG gTGATAAAAGTAGACCCGAACGCTGGAAAACTGCTGCAGAAAGTGCCCACCCCAGCCCTTCAGACCACGTCGGCTACCTTCGGTGGTCCAAACTTTGACATTCTGTATGTCACCTCCGCCTGCATGAACCGCGGGGTGGAGCAGCTCCCTCCCGCGGGCTCCACATTCGAAGTTACGGGATTGGGGGTGAGAGGTCACCCCAATGTTAGTTTTGCGTTGAAAGATAACATGCCTTGTGGATGTTCattaaatctttaa
- the LOC126974985 gene encoding regucalcin-like isoform X2: MELAAICDPVLIGEGPHWDEKQQCLYFVSVLEGSLHKYVPVTGEKTKTNIDGRVGFIVPVDGAVDQFVIGVGRTFQRVEWNGSEGSEVKVVEVIGDVDQGVAAPTAINDGKADPRGRLFGGTMNVNWENSPHRHGSLYRIDNNNIYKLCDNIQLSNGLAWDLREKAMYYTDSTERKIRRYDYDVDTGDISNKQFIFDFEKNHIGGMPDGITIDSDGNLWIAVFNGSCVIKIDPRSGKLLQKIPIPAKQVTSVIFGGQHYDVLFVTSARLRAGGPQCGCTFTITARWLWTN; the protein is encoded by the exons ATGGAATTGGCAGCGATATGTGATCCGGTACTGATCGGGGAGGGTCCACACTGGGATGAGAAGCAGCAATGCCTGTACTTTGTGAGTGTCCTGGAGGGCAGCTTGCATAAATACGTTCCTGTTACTGGAGAAAAGACCAAGACTAACATTG ACGGCAGGGTTGGGTTTATAGTGCCCGTCGATGGTGCAGTAGACCAGTTCGTGATTGGTGTCGGAAGAACATTCCAGAGGGTGGAATGGAACGGCAGTGAGGGTAGTGAGGTGAAAGTTGTGGAGGTGATTGGTGATGTAGACCAGGGTGTGGCCGCGCCGACCGCGATCAATGATGGGAAGGCTGATCCCAGGGGCAGGCTGTTTGGAG gtacgaTGAATGTCAACTGGGAGAATAGCCCACATCGGCATGGCTCGCTATATCGCATAGACAACAACAACATTTATAAGTTATGTGATAACATTCAGTTGTCTAACGGACTTGCCTGGGACCTGAGGGAGAAGGCCATGTACTACACAGACTCCACCGAACGGAAGATAAGAAGATATGATTATGACGTTGACACTGGAGACATTT CAAACAAGCAATTCATTTTCGATTTCGAAAAGAACCACATAGGGGGAATGCCTGACGGAATAACCATAGACAGTGACGGGAACTTATGGATTGCAGTATTCAATGGATCTTGTGTTATTAAAATTGACCCCAGAAGTGGAAAGCTGTTACAGAAGATTCCAATTCCAGCAAAACAAGTCACATCTGTGATATTTGGTGGACAACATTATGATGTGTTGTTTGTTACCTCGGCGAGACTTCGGGCCGGAGGACCTCAGTGTGGATGTACCTTTACGATCACAG CTCGATGGCTTtggacaaattaa
- the LOC126974913 gene encoding regucalcin isoform X2 → MSVKVKAVTEPVWLGEGPHWSHHHQALFFVSIFDRTIHKYEPTTGRHTRSKLADMPGFVIPVEGKPDEFVVGIKRRVVLVRWDGEDGTAEELKTLSELDKHSPDNRINDAKCDPRGRLFVGTMGHEYEPGKFHLKKGSLYRVEGDGRTTRLVDNVDISNGLCWDLARKAFYFADSFEYTVRRYDYDVETGDISNCRTVFRYADHGLQGIVDGMTIDTDGNLWIANFDNTQVIKVDPNAGKLLQKVPTPALQTTSATFGGPNFDILYVTSACMNRGVEQLPPAGSTFEVTGLGVRGHPNVSFALKDNMPCGCSLNL, encoded by the exons ATGTCAGTGAAGGTGAAGGCTGTGACGGAGCCCGTGTGGCTGGGCGAAGGTCCTCACTGGTCGCACCACCACCAGGCCCTGTTCTTCGTCAGCATCTTCGACCGCACCATCCACAAGTACGAGCCCACAACGGGCCGCCACACCCGCTCCAAGCTTG CGGACATGCCCGGGTTTGTGATTCCCGTGGAGGGCAAGCCGGACGAGTTTGTGGTTGGCATCAAGCGGCGCGTGGTGCTGGTGCGGTGGGATGGAGAGGATGGCACAGCCGAGGAGCTGAAGACCCTCAGCGAGCTGGACAAGCACTCGCCAGACAACAGGATCAACGACGCGAAGTGTGATCCCCGTGGCCGCCTCTTTGTTG GCACGATGGGGCACGAATACGAGCCCGGCAAGTTCCACCTGAAGAAGGGGTCGCTGTACCGCGTGGAGGGTGACGGGCGCACCACGCGGCTCGTGGACAACGTGGACATCTCCAACGGACTCTGCTGGGACCTGGCCCGCAAGGCCTTCTACTTCGCCGACTCGTTCGAGTACACCGTGCGCCGCTACGACTACGACGTCGAAACCGGGGACATCT CTAACTGCCGCACGGTGTTCCGGTACGCGGACCACGGCCTGCAGGGCATCGTGGATGGGATGACCATCGACACTGACGGCAACCTGTGGATCGCCAACTTCGACAATACACAG gTGATAAAAGTAGACCCGAACGCTGGAAAACTGCTGCAGAAAGTGCCCACCCCAGCCCTTCAGACCACGTCGGCTACCTTCGGTGGTCCAAACTTTGACATTCTGTATGTCACCTCCGCCTGCATGAACCGCGGGGTGGAGCAGCTCCCTCCCGCGGGCTCCACATTCGAAGTTACGGGATTGGGGGTGAGAGGTCACCCCAATGTTAGTTTTGCGTTGAAAGATAACATGCCTTGTGGATGTTCattaaatctttaa